Within Cellulophaga sp. L1A9, the genomic segment AACAAAAAGCAACCCCATTAATCCGCTTAATATATAATTGGAATTTCTAGAGAAGGTATTGTTTTTTGTTTCCAGTTTAAAAAAATAAATGGTATAAAAATAAAGCACTGCAAAGGTACCCGTTCCTGCCGCTAATACAAAGACCACAATATCTGTAAGCTCAAACTTAATCCAACCCGATGCTTTCCACATGGCATTTAGACCACTGTAATAGGGAATGGTAAGTAGGTTTAATCCTGCTAAAAGAATCCCTTTAAAGAAGCTATTTTTCTTACTGACATTGATTGTTTTCTGTTTTTTAGGTTTATTCCGTTTTGCAAGCACAAAAAAATATACACAGAAAAAAGCAAACACCACCAATGCTATTTTTAACAAAACAGCGACTACCTCAGGATGGTTGTGCAAGTATTTGGAAATAAGCACTGCAATATATGCCTGAATCATAATCATGGTAGAAACACCAAGACTAAAAATGATTCCGTTTAACTTTCCTTTTTCTACACTAGTTTTTGCTGCATTCATGTTTAACAACCCTGGCGGCACGGTTGCCATAAAGGCAGCCGAAAAGGTCGCAAAAAATAAAATAAGCAAATGCGTCATCGATTAATGGACTTTAAATTGAGTAAAAGTAATTGGCTTTCCTTTCTCAAGATACTGATTCTCATAGAAAGTTTGAATCGTCAAGACCTCTTTAGGACTCCCTTCATTTTTATACACATCATGATTGGCATAAATAACTTCAAGACCTAAACCATGTAATAACCCTAAGGTATACCCATGCATAAATTCACTATCGGTCTTTAAATTTACAACGCCATTCTCGTCCAAAATGTAATTGTATTTATTTAAAAATATTTTATTGGTAAGTCTATGTTTGGTGCGCTTATATTTTATTTGAGGATCTGGGAAAGTAATCCAAATTTCAAAAACTTCATTTTCCGCAAAAAGTAAATCAATTAATTCTATTTGCGTTCTTAGAAAAGCCACGTTAGTTAACCCTTCTTCTTTTGCAGTTTTAGCACCACGCCAGAAGCGCGCACCTTTAAGGTCTACACCAATAAAATTTTTGTTTTTATCTTGCCTTGCTAATCCAATGGTATATTCTCCTTTACCGCAACCTAACTCTAAAACAATAGGATTATCATTCTTGAAAAATTCACTCCATTTCCCTTTCAAATCACACAACCCCTTCTGAACATCGTCTCTATCAGGCTGAAGAACATTTTCAAACGTATCGTTCTCTCTAAACCTTTTTAACTTGTTTTTACTCCCCACTTTTGAAATATTAATTTAATCGGCAAAACTACTAAAATCTTAGCATTAAGAATGATGCAATATTGAGAATATCTAAATAAAAGGACTTTTATGCTTTTGCCTGTTCTACTTTTGGAGCTACTTTTTCCAGTGTAAATGAAAATTCTGATCCAACACCTAAGACACTTTCTACATAAATACGTTCATTATGCGCTTCGATAATGTGCTTTACAATAGATAAACCCAATCCTGAACCACCTTCTTCTCTACTTCCACTTTTATCAACACGATAAAAACGTTCAAAAAGTCGCGGGATGTTTTGTTTTGATATTCCTTCGCCATTATCTGTTACACGAACAATGACCTTATTTTTAATAAGATTTTCAACGCTCACCTCTGTGGTTCCGTTTTCATGACCGTATTTAATGGAGTTTACCAATAAGTTTGTTACTACTTGCTGAATTTTTTCCCTATCCGCATTTACTAAAATTGGTGTTTTGTACTTCATATCGAACGTGAGAGAGATATGCTTCTTTGCTGCTTTCATTTCTAAAAGATCAAACACATTCTGAATTAACTCTACAATATTAAACTCACTTAGCTCTACATTGAGATCACCCACTTCTAATTTGGTAATTAAATCTAAATCTTTAACGATATAAATTAACCGGTCTACCCCTTTACTTGCACGTTGTAAATATTTTTTTCGCAGCGCTTTATCGTCTGCAGCGCCATCTAGCAAGGTAAGTATATAGCCTTGCACAGTAAATAAAGGTGTTTTTAATTCATGAGAAACATTCCCTATAAAATCACGGCGGTATTCTTCCCGAATTTTAAGGGTATCTATTTCTATTTTTTTGTCTTTAGCAAATTTTTCAATTTCAGAAGTTAGCGTACCCATATCTGTAGTTACGGTACGCGAAGCCAAGCTAGAAGATTCTAAT encodes:
- a CDS encoding cell wall metabolism sensor histidine kinase WalK, which translates into the protein MAISFKKSYKFAFRSATYITVAITLFLSAFLWLKGELDWLLLIVFMLVTYTICFFVIQLRVEKFIYKRIKRIYDDVSLLESSSLASRTVTTDMGTLTSEIEKFAKDKKIEIDTLKIREEYRRDFIGNVSHELKTPLFTVQGYILTLLDGAADDKALRKKYLQRASKGVDRLIYIVKDLDLITKLEVGDLNVELSEFNIVELIQNVFDLLEMKAAKKHISLTFDMKYKTPILVNADREKIQQVVTNLLVNSIKYGHENGTTEVSVENLIKNKVIVRVTDNGEGISKQNIPRLFERFYRVDKSGSREEGGSGLGLSIVKHIIEAHNERIYVESVLGVGSEFSFTLEKVAPKVEQAKA
- a CDS encoding LysE family transporter, whose amino-acid sequence is MTHLLILFFATFSAAFMATVPPGLLNMNAAKTSVEKGKLNGIIFSLGVSTMIMIQAYIAVLISKYLHNHPEVVAVLLKIALVVFAFFCVYFFVLAKRNKPKKQKTINVSKKNSFFKGILLAGLNLLTIPYYSGLNAMWKASGWIKFELTDIVVFVLAAGTGTFAVLYFYTIYFFKLETKNNTFSRNSNYILSGLMGLLFVITIFRIINH
- the trmB gene encoding tRNA (guanosine(46)-N7)-methyltransferase TrmB, which produces MGSKNKLKRFRENDTFENVLQPDRDDVQKGLCDLKGKWSEFFKNDNPIVLELGCGKGEYTIGLARQDKNKNFIGVDLKGARFWRGAKTAKEEGLTNVAFLRTQIELIDLLFAENEVFEIWITFPDPQIKYKRTKHRLTNKIFLNKYNYILDENGVVNLKTDSEFMHGYTLGLLHGLGLEVIYANHDVYKNEGSPKEVLTIQTFYENQYLEKGKPITFTQFKVH